The Marinilongibacter aquaticus genome has a window encoding:
- a CDS encoding GMC oxidoreductase: protein MANLNLTAKKKHSYDAIVIGSGASGGWAAKELCDRGLKTLVLERGRGVKHIVDYPTASKAPWEFEYRGSVSVKDQEPYGFSKFMRAETLHWRLKEDEQPVVYEKPFRWYRGYHEGGKSLLWARQTQRWSDFDFEGPARDGFAVDWPIRYEDMAPWYDHVEKFAGICGFNDDLPELPNSIVQPGFELNCVEKHFKQAIESQYKDGRRLISGRAAHLTDPQQIHFDQGRGRCMSQRMCNRGCNYGGYFSSNASTLPWAAKTGNMTLRPDAVVHSIIYDDKKEKATGVRIVDANTREMLEFYAKVIFVNGSAINSNAILLNSTSDRFPNGLGNDSGVLGKYIAWHNYRGRASGRHTGFKDKRTAGGNPSHAYIPRFRNLHAHEMDFLRGYATGIGGGRGKHRSSEGIGDSLRDNLLKQEWGDWHLSAWMMGETIPVEENHIRLHEELKDKYGIPQIVFSCDWTENDDKMVEDFKQQIGEMFERAGCVDISVDDSHAAPGSDIHEMGGVRMGKDPKSSMLNAHHQLHACKNVFVTDGACMTSTSTQNPTLTYMAFSARAANFAADELKKRNL, encoded by the coding sequence ATGGCAAACTTGAATTTAACGGCGAAGAAAAAGCATAGCTACGATGCCATCGTAATTGGCTCGGGGGCTAGCGGAGGCTGGGCTGCAAAGGAATTGTGCGACCGCGGATTGAAAACCTTGGTGCTGGAACGCGGACGTGGAGTGAAACATATTGTAGATTATCCCACAGCTTCGAAGGCTCCATGGGAGTTTGAATACCGAGGTTCGGTATCTGTAAAGGATCAAGAACCCTATGGTTTTTCGAAATTTATGCGAGCCGAAACCTTGCATTGGCGTTTGAAAGAAGACGAGCAGCCTGTAGTTTACGAGAAGCCTTTCCGCTGGTATCGTGGCTATCATGAAGGCGGAAAGTCTTTGCTTTGGGCCAGGCAGACGCAACGTTGGTCTGATTTTGATTTTGAAGGGCCTGCACGCGATGGCTTTGCAGTCGATTGGCCCATTCGCTATGAAGACATGGCTCCATGGTACGATCACGTAGAGAAGTTTGCAGGTATTTGTGGGTTTAATGATGATTTGCCCGAATTGCCCAACAGCATTGTGCAGCCGGGTTTTGAACTGAACTGTGTCGAGAAGCATTTCAAACAGGCAATCGAAAGCCAGTACAAAGACGGTAGGCGTTTGATTTCGGGCCGGGCGGCTCACCTTACCGACCCACAGCAAATTCACTTCGATCAAGGTCGCGGAAGGTGCATGAGTCAAAGAATGTGCAACCGTGGCTGCAATTATGGAGGTTATTTTAGTTCGAATGCGTCGACATTGCCTTGGGCGGCCAAAACAGGAAATATGACTCTGCGGCCGGACGCTGTGGTGCATTCGATTATTTACGATGATAAGAAAGAAAAGGCGACGGGTGTACGAATCGTAGATGCCAACACAAGGGAAATGCTCGAGTTTTATGCCAAAGTGATTTTTGTGAACGGTTCGGCAATCAACTCCAATGCTATTTTGCTGAATTCAACGTCCGACAGATTTCCCAATGGTTTGGGGAACGACAGCGGCGTATTGGGGAAATACATTGCGTGGCACAATTATCGCGGACGGGCCAGCGGGCGGCATACGGGCTTTAAAGACAAACGCACAGCGGGCGGCAACCCTTCGCATGCGTATATTCCTCGCTTTCGAAATTTACATGCTCACGAAATGGATTTTCTCCGTGGTTATGCGACAGGAATTGGCGGTGGTAGAGGGAAGCACCGTTCTTCGGAAGGGATCGGAGATTCGCTTCGCGATAATCTTTTGAAACAAGAATGGGGCGATTGGCACCTTTCGGCTTGGATGATGGGCGAAACAATACCTGTGGAAGAAAACCATATCCGCTTGCACGAAGAGCTTAAAGACAAATACGGCATCCCGCAAATTGTATTTTCTTGCGATTGGACGGAAAACGACGACAAAATGGTTGAGGATTTCAAACAGCAGATTGGCGAAATGTTTGAAAGAGCCGGGTGTGTAGATATTTCCGTTGACGATTCTCATGCGGCTCCCGGTTCGGACATCCACGAAATGGGTGGCGTGCGTATGGGGAAAGACCCGAAGAGTTCGATGCTGAATGCACATCATCAATTGCACGCATGTAAAAATGTGTTTGTAACGGATGGAGCCTGTATGACATCGACGAGCACCCAGAACCCTACGCTCACTTATATGGCCTTCTCTGCTCGAGCCGCCAATTTTGCAGCCGACGAGTTGAAAAAACGTAATTTGTAA
- a CDS encoding sugar phosphate isomerase/epimerase family protein, whose amino-acid sequence MRKTILSLFAASAFLMLNACGSSESKEESAKEPLYNAELGVQMYTFRNQMRDSTWTVEAVLDTAKALGFTEIEGGASRGLSPEEFKALCDARGMKVVSAGSSFEQLGEDPQPIIDNAKALGAEYVMCAWIPHDGNNFTFEDAENAVKVFNAAGKKIADAGLIFCYHPHGYEFRPNPNGEGTLLDYIISNTDPESVSFEMDVLWTMHGGGDPVALLKKYGDRYKLMHVKDLKKGVQGDFTGGTPAENDVPVGMGQADWPAIFTEAQKIGMTHFFVEDESDKEFENIPQSIEYIKSLTK is encoded by the coding sequence ATGAGAAAAACCATCCTATCCTTATTCGCAGCGAGTGCATTTCTTATGCTCAACGCTTGCGGTTCTTCCGAATCGAAGGAAGAGTCGGCAAAAGAGCCTTTGTACAATGCAGAACTGGGCGTGCAGATGTACACTTTCCGAAATCAAATGCGTGACAGCACATGGACTGTCGAGGCTGTGTTGGATACCGCCAAAGCTTTGGGCTTTACAGAAATTGAAGGGGGAGCATCGCGTGGATTAAGCCCCGAGGAGTTCAAAGCCCTTTGCGATGCACGAGGCATGAAAGTGGTTTCTGCGGGGAGCAGCTTCGAACAGCTTGGCGAAGATCCCCAACCGATTATCGACAATGCCAAAGCTCTGGGAGCCGAATATGTGATGTGTGCGTGGATTCCGCACGACGGCAACAATTTTACTTTCGAAGACGCTGAAAATGCAGTGAAGGTTTTCAATGCCGCTGGAAAGAAAATTGCCGATGCGGGTTTGATTTTCTGCTACCATCCGCATGGATACGAGTTTCGTCCGAACCCCAATGGCGAAGGCACATTGCTCGATTACATCATCAGCAACACCGATCCTGAAAGCGTGTCTTTCGAGATGGATGTTTTGTGGACAATGCACGGTGGAGGCGACCCTGTGGCCCTGTTGAAAAAATATGGAGATCGGTATAAATTGATGCACGTAAAGGATTTGAAGAAAGGAGTGCAGGGCGATTTTACGGGTGGAACTCCGGCCGAAAACGATGTGCCCGTAGGCATGGGACAAGCCGATTGGCCTGCAATTTTTACCGAGGCTCAGAAAATTGGCATGACACACTTTTTCGTGGAAGACGAGAGCGACAAAGAGTTTGAGAATATTCCCCAAAGCATAGAGTACATCAAAAGCTTGACAAAATAA
- a CDS encoding TVP38/TMEM64 family protein has translation MKRAFRKYLSIPVISSLVLIAVPLIATSFLSVYFVQNEAHFSAYNTYEWLLFSLLGIFSQAFALTPPTFCALVLGYFWGWKTLPVLFVINIASIYLVNRIVLAFDHRRFRQYVEENPKAKKLLQSIRTDELKIITLTKLSPVMPFTFTNLVFTLSGAKLKNILLGGFLGMIPRTLLSLWTGTQAKEIRKLLNNPNSGNLEQITVILLIFVSVIGLFWVINRAIKRSTNGKDL, from the coding sequence TTGAAAAGGGCCTTTCGAAAATACCTGAGCATTCCTGTCATTTCTTCATTGGTGCTCATTGCCGTGCCATTGATCGCCACGTCGTTTCTGAGTGTGTACTTTGTGCAAAACGAAGCTCACTTTTCGGCATACAACACGTACGAATGGCTCTTATTCTCTCTTTTGGGAATATTTAGTCAGGCTTTTGCCCTTACACCGCCTACTTTTTGTGCTCTGGTTTTGGGCTATTTTTGGGGCTGGAAAACCCTTCCCGTCTTGTTTGTGATCAATATCGCCTCCATTTATTTGGTCAACCGCATCGTGCTTGCCTTCGATCACCGCCGATTCAGGCAATATGTAGAAGAGAACCCTAAAGCCAAAAAGCTGCTGCAAAGCATTCGCACCGACGAACTCAAAATCATTACGCTCACGAAGCTTTCGCCAGTAATGCCCTTCACCTTTACAAACTTGGTCTTCACCCTTTCTGGAGCCAAGTTGAAAAACATTCTCTTGGGCGGCTTTCTGGGCATGATACCCCGAACTTTGCTTTCCTTGTGGACCGGTACTCAGGCCAAGGAAATCCGAAAATTATTGAACAATCCAAACAGCGGAAACTTGGAGCAAATTACGGTGATACTCCTAATTTTCGTTTCTGTGATCGGGCTTTTCTGGGTCATCAATCGTGCTATAAAACGAAGCACAAACGGGAAAGACCTTTAG
- a CDS encoding glycosyltransferase WbsX family protein translates to MIEKKLRALAVILPQFHPIPENDKWWGKGFTEWTNVTKATPRFSGHYQPHLPTDLGFYDLRLADSREEQAKLAQEYDIHGFCIHHYWFNGKQLLETPVNEMLRIGKPDFPFMLCWANENWTRRWDGLDQKVLMRQDYSPEDHRAHAKFLCETAFADKRYITVDGKPFFLFFNTHIIPDLKESIAIWRDEVKKHGFKDIYLAGVKTSEGAIENPDELGFDAVVEWQPDWKNLKIHPNFWQRIKQKLGLKISYFKDNYAEVVQRMLAKPVPESKHYQCVMPAWDNTARKSQRAFIIDGSTPELYQEWLDKVCTRFEPPSDEENFVFINAWNEWAEGNHLEPDRKWGRAYLEATKNVLKKFR, encoded by the coding sequence ATGATTGAGAAGAAACTGCGTGCTTTAGCAGTGATTTTGCCCCAGTTCCACCCAATTCCGGAAAATGACAAATGGTGGGGTAAAGGATTTACAGAATGGACAAATGTGACCAAGGCGACGCCCCGTTTCAGTGGGCATTACCAGCCACATTTACCCACAGATTTGGGTTTTTACGATTTGCGTTTGGCCGATAGCAGAGAGGAACAAGCTAAATTGGCTCAGGAATACGATATTCACGGATTCTGCATACACCATTATTGGTTCAATGGAAAGCAATTGCTCGAAACTCCAGTAAACGAGATGCTCAGGATTGGCAAACCCGATTTCCCTTTTATGCTTTGTTGGGCCAATGAAAACTGGACACGCCGCTGGGATGGCCTCGATCAGAAAGTGCTGATGCGACAAGATTATTCGCCAGAAGACCACCGTGCTCATGCGAAATTCTTGTGTGAGACGGCTTTTGCCGACAAAAGATACATTACCGTTGACGGCAAGCCCTTTTTTCTTTTCTTCAATACGCACATTATTCCCGACCTGAAAGAAAGTATCGCCATTTGGCGAGATGAGGTGAAAAAGCACGGATTCAAAGATATTTATTTGGCTGGAGTAAAAACCTCTGAAGGGGCGATTGAAAACCCGGATGAACTGGGTTTTGATGCGGTTGTGGAATGGCAACCCGATTGGAAAAACTTGAAAATACACCCCAACTTTTGGCAACGTATAAAGCAAAAGTTAGGACTCAAAATTTCGTATTTCAAAGACAATTACGCCGAGGTTGTTCAGCGGATGTTGGCCAAACCGGTACCCGAAAGCAAGCACTATCAATGTGTGATGCCTGCGTGGGACAATACCGCCAGGAAAAGCCAAAGGGCCTTTATCATAGATGGCTCTACACCCGAACTTTACCAAGAATGGCTCGATAAGGTGTGCACGCGTTTCGAGCCGCCTTCTGATGAAGAAAATTTTGTGTTCATCAATGCTTGGAATGAATGGGCAGAAGGAAATCACCTAGAACCCGACCGCAAATGGGGGCGTGCTTACCTTGAGGCGACAAAGAATGTCTTGAAGAAATTCCGCTGA
- a CDS encoding 2OG-Fe(II) oxygenase, producing MKLYFNNEQLDALAKKHAGEYKKNEPFPHVVIDNFMDPEALDKVLEEFPNPGTKIWHDYSSHYEKKQELNGEGKVAEFTQHLLYQFNSAPFLVFLEKLTGIDNLIPDPYFFGGGLHQLNGKGKLGVHADYSKHVRWPLDRRVNAILYLNKDWKEEYNGHLELWDTEMTECKKKVLPVFNRLLVFNVTDFNMHGVPEEVKCPEGMSRKSLAFFYFTNGRPAEEVDQNKKLHVKFTDRPGDDKPATVDTDNIIGYEKNPIKRFIKQVTPPIIYDSLKSLASK from the coding sequence ATGAAGCTGTATTTCAACAACGAGCAACTGGATGCACTGGCGAAAAAACACGCCGGAGAATATAAAAAGAACGAACCTTTTCCGCATGTCGTAATCGACAACTTCATGGATCCGGAAGCCCTCGATAAGGTCTTGGAAGAATTCCCCAATCCGGGCACGAAAATCTGGCACGACTACTCCAGCCATTATGAAAAAAAGCAGGAACTGAATGGAGAAGGCAAGGTGGCCGAGTTTACGCAACATTTGCTTTACCAGTTCAATTCGGCTCCTTTTTTGGTTTTTCTCGAAAAGCTAACAGGAATCGACAATTTGATACCCGATCCCTATTTCTTTGGCGGAGGCCTTCACCAATTGAATGGAAAAGGAAAACTGGGCGTACATGCCGACTACAGCAAGCACGTGCGTTGGCCTTTGGATAGGCGTGTAAATGCTATTTTGTATTTGAACAAAGATTGGAAAGAGGAGTACAACGGGCATTTGGAACTTTGGGATACCGAAATGACCGAATGCAAAAAGAAAGTGCTGCCGGTATTCAATAGGTTGTTGGTTTTCAACGTGACGGATTTCAATATGCACGGTGTGCCCGAAGAGGTGAAATGCCCCGAGGGAATGAGCCGCAAATCGTTGGCTTTTTTCTATTTCACAAACGGCAGGCCAGCAGAAGAAGTAGATCAGAACAAAAAACTTCATGTGAAGTTTACCGATCGCCCGGGAGACGATAAACCGGCAACAGTAGACACAGACAATATCATTGGTTACGAAAAGAACCCAATAAAACGCTTCATTAAACAAGTGACTCCGCCTATCATTTACGATTCGCTGAAGAGTTTGGCCAGCAAATAA